The nucleotide sequence AGCGGCCCGGATGCCGGCGGGAGGCGATGAGGCCGTAGCAGTTGTTGCGGGGGGTACGGACCACCAGTTCCCCCCGGCCGTCCTCGTCCGTGAGATACAGGCCATCCGTGCAGGCAATGAGCAGCTTTCCCTGGTAGGACTCGAAGCCGAATATGTTGGTGATGTCGGCATTCAGGCGCTGGAGCTTGCCCCCGTGACCGAGCTGGTCGGGTGGCTCCAGGCGGTAGAGGCCGTCGTAGGTGCCGGCGTAAAGCCGGCCGGCGTGGCGGCCCCAGCTGTCGATGGTGCCCGGGGTGGGGCCGTTGGCGGCGTCGAAGACCGAGACATTGCCGGCGAGGGCGAAGCGCGCGGCGCCGGAATTGTAGCCGACCCAGAGGCCACCTTCGTCGTCCTCCGCCAAGCTGATGATCGAGTTGTCGGCCAGGCCGGAGGAGCGGTCGAGCAGCCGATGCGCGGAGAAGTCCGGCCGGAAAAGGCCGAGGCCCAGGCTGCTGGACCCCAGGGCGATGGTGCCGTCCCGCAGGGTTCGGATCGTATTCAGGCGGCCGCACTGGCGGATGAAGTTATTGAGGCGCTCGTTGGCGGGCGTGATCCCGCCGTCGGCCGGGTCGTAGATCCAGGCCCCGATGGTGCTGAAGCAAAGCAGGCTGCGGCCGTCCGCGAGCCGCGTCGCCTCCGTGCGCACGTTGTGCAGCAGGGCCGGGTCCTCGCTCAGGTTGACCAGGTGGTCGCCGTCGATCCGGTACAGGCCTTGGCGCAGCACCTGGAAGAGGGGCGTGCCGCCCGTGGGCACCGGGACCAGCCGGGATCCGGTGCGGGGGTGGGCAAAAAACCGGACCTCGCCCTCGCGCACCCGCACCAGGCCACGGGCGCTGGTGAAATAGACCCCATCCGGGGCCCGGTGGACAAACGTGGTGCGCCCCCAAGGCTTGGCCGCCTCGGGCAACTGCGGCAGCAACGACGCGTAATGCCAGCGGCCGTCAGCGGACTGGGTGAAATACCCGATCTCATCCATACCTCCGGACCACAGCCGGCCGTTGGCATCAGCCTCCAGTTGGAAGATATGCGCCGAGGGCGCGCGGTGGTGGGTCCAGCGGGCGCCGTCGAATTCGATGATGCCCTCCTGGTTGCCGAAGTAGATCAGGCCGTTCGGGCCATGCACGATGTCGTATACCTGGGGGTGGCCGCGGTATTCCGTCGGTCGGAAATCGCGGATCGAGGGCCGTCCAGCTTCCGGGTGGAAGATGCCCAGGTCGGCGACCCCGCGTGCCGGAAAGAGGGACAGTCCCGCTAAACAGGTCAGGAGAAGTACCCGGGGTGGCGACATGCGCCGGTTTTGTAGGTGGGGGTTTCCCGCCGGTCAAATCGCATCGCGGTCCCGACCCCCGCTTGGACCGCTCATCCTGACGGGATTGCTTCGCGTGTCATAATTTCTTGGTTGCTCACTTATGAATCCCCTCCTGCGCAGCCTTTTCGCCGGGGCGGCCCTCAGCGCCGCCGTCTGTCTTTGCTCCACCGCCGCCGAACCCGCGCCGCCGCTGGCGGATCCGGGCTTCAGCGTCGACAAGATGGACCTGACGGCCGATCCCCGGGTTGATTTTGCCCGCTATGCCGCCGGTGGTTGGTACGCGCGCAACGAGATCCCCGCCGACAAGTCGCGGTGGGGCGGCTTCAACGAGCTGGCCGAGCAAAACTGGGCCAAGGTGCACGCGATCCTCGACGAGGTGGCCGCCGCGCCGGCCGAGCCGGGCACCAACCGGCAAAAAGTCGGGGACTTTTACCGCTCGGCCACCGATACCGCCACGATCAACGCCCGGGGTCTGAAACCGATCGAGGCCGATCTCGCCGCGATCGCCGCCAGCGCCTCGCTCGACGAACTCATGGCCGTCGCGGTCCGCATGCACCGCGGCCTCGGTGCGCCCTTTTGCGGCTTCGCCTATTACGCCGATTTCAAGCAGAGCGACACCTACGGCTTCTATCTCTACCAGGGCGGCCTGAGCCTGCCGTCCAAGGAGTATTATTTCTCGGACAAGTTCGCGCGGGAGCGCTGGGAGTTCATCGGCCACGTGGCCAAGATGCTCGAGGTGGCCGGCACCCCCCGGGCCACCGCATACAAGGAGGCTGAGACCGTGTTTGCCCTCGAGAAGGCCATGGCCGAGAACGCCAAGCTTCCCGTCGAGCTGCGGGACCGCGTGGCCAACTATAACAAGATGCCCATCGCGGAGGCCGTCGCCGCCTATCCGGGCTTCCCGTTGCCGGCGCTCGTCGCCGGACTCGGGGTGCCCGCCACCGTGACCGATATCATCGTCGGCCAGCCGAAGTTTATCGAGGCCCTGGGCCGGCTCCTGACCGAGCGTCCGCTGGATGACTGGAAGCTCTACGTCCGCTGGCAGCTCCTCAATGCGTCCGCCCCCTACCTGGCCGAGGATTTCGAAAAGGAAAACTTCCGCTTCTTCAGCACCGTGCTCAACGGCACGCCCGCGCAGGAACCGCGCTGGCAGCGGGCCGCCCGGCAGGTGGACACCTCGATCGGCGAGGCGGTCGGCCAGCTGTATGTGGAGAAACATTTCCCGCCCGCCGCGAAGGCCCGGATGATGGAGATGATCGACAACATCAAGGCGGTCTTCCGCGACCGGCTCGCCACCCTCGACTGGATGTCCGACGAGACGCGCCAGAAGGCACTCGCCAAGTTCGCCCGGTTCGAACCCATGATCGGCTACCCGGAGAAGTGGCGCGACTACTCCGCCGTGGAGGTGCGCGCCGACGACTACCTCGGCAACGTGCAGCGCGCCGCCTTCGCCCAGTCGGACCGCGTGATCGGCCGCATCGGCCAGAAGGTGGACCGCGCCGAATGGAGCCTGACCCCGCAGACGGTGAACGCCTACTACTCCCCGGTCACCAACCAGATCGTCTTCCCCGCGGGCATCCTCCAACCGCCGTTCTTCGACTTCGCCCTGGACGACGCGGTGAACTACGGCGCCATCGGCGGCGTCATCGGCCACGAGATCACGCACGGCTTCGACGACCAGGGCCGGCGGTTCGATGCCGACGGCAATATGACCGACTGGTGGACGCCGGAGGACGCCAACCGCTTCCGCGAGCGCGCGCAGAAGCTGGTGGATCAGTACAACAGCTACCAGGCGCTCCCCGGCCTCGCCATCAACGGCCAGCTCTCGCTCGGTGAAAACATCGGGGACTTTGCCGGCACCACCATCGCCTACGAGGCGCTGCAGCGCTCGCTCCTGGGCAAGGAGAAGAAGCTGATCGACGGGTTTACCCCCGAGCAACGGTTCTATCTCTCCTGGACGCAGCAGTGGCGCACGAAGTTCCGCGACGACGCCATGCGCCTGCAGGTCGCGCGCGGCCCGCACGCGCCGGGCAACTTCCGCGCCTTCGGCCCGCTGGTGAACCAGCAGACCTTCTTCGACGCCTTCGGCATCAAGGAAGGCGACCCGATGTGGCGGAAGCCCGAGGATCGCGCCAAGATCTGGTAAGTCGGCCTCGGCGTTAGATCCGAGCCCGCGCCAACCGGCGCGGGCTTTTTTATTTCCTTGGTATTGGAGTAGGGTCGTTACTTGCGACGACCTAACCCCTTCACTTCGGCTCCGCCGGTTTCGGCAACAGCCGGGCGACGGTCACCAGGAGCACGACCACGACAAGGGCGAGCGCGCCCCAAAATGCGACGCCGCCCTGGAGCTGGCGCAGGACGCCGCGCCCGAAGCCTTCCGCGGCGACCTCCTCCGCGCCGAGGCGGGCCGGGCTGCGCGTGGCGGTGAGCAGCGCGCGCGCGACGAGGCTGAGATCGTAGCGTGGCGCGGCGCTCCGCGGGTTGCCGTAGGCCAGGGAAAAACCGTCGGTTGCGTCTGTCCGGAAAACCAACCGGACGACCGGATGATCGGCTTTCACGCCCGCGAGGACGAGGGCGGGGTTGTCGCCGTTGTCGGTCTCCAACCACAGCGTGGCGTTGCGCGGCCGGCCCGTGAGCTCGAACACACGCGTGGGTCGCGAGCCCGGTTCGGGCGTGCGGTGCCACGGGCCGGAGGCGAGGGTGATCTCTTGGGTGCGGCCGTCATCGCGGGTGACTTTTTCGTAGAGGCGGAACTCCCGCTGGAAGAGCGTGGTTTCGGTCGCCAGCGTGAGGCGCCGGAGGGGCAGGCCCGCGTGCGGAAGTTCCAGCCGCCAGATGCTGACGGTGGGGCGCTGCGGGTCGGGTGCCGGCGCGACGGTCAATGCCAGCGAGCGGGCGAGGGCGGGGCGTTCGAGCAGGTAGGGAATCTGTTGGCCGGCGCGGAGCAGGCGCAGGTCGGCGAGATCGCTGCGGGTGCCCGCGAGGGCCGCCGCATCGAGTTCGAGCTCCTGCACCCCGGGGCTGGCGAACTGCACCGGCTTGCGGCGCGTCCAGCCGGACGGATCGAGGGGCGCACCGGTGAGCGGCACGTCGGGCAACGGCGTCTCGGCGCGCGGTTGGTAACCCGGCATGGGCTCCAGCGGTCCCGGCGAGACGAGGGCACCGCCGGCCGAACGCAGGTCCCCGGCGAAGGCAGCGAGATCGTAGCGCGGGGCCTCGGCCTGCGGATTGCCGGTGAGGAGGCGGTGGGAACCGGCGCTGGCCGCCGGGAACAGCACGCGCACGGGATGGCGCCGCACTCGCAGTCCGGTCACGGACAGCGGGGGCGAATCGCCATTATG is from Lacunisphaera limnophila and encodes:
- a CDS encoding M13 family metallopeptidase, encoding MNPLLRSLFAGAALSAAVCLCSTAAEPAPPLADPGFSVDKMDLTADPRVDFARYAAGGWYARNEIPADKSRWGGFNELAEQNWAKVHAILDEVAAAPAEPGTNRQKVGDFYRSATDTATINARGLKPIEADLAAIAASASLDELMAVAVRMHRGLGAPFCGFAYYADFKQSDTYGFYLYQGGLSLPSKEYYFSDKFARERWEFIGHVAKMLEVAGTPRATAYKEAETVFALEKAMAENAKLPVELRDRVANYNKMPIAEAVAAYPGFPLPALVAGLGVPATVTDIIVGQPKFIEALGRLLTERPLDDWKLYVRWQLLNASAPYLAEDFEKENFRFFSTVLNGTPAQEPRWQRAARQVDTSIGEAVGQLYVEKHFPPAAKARMMEMIDNIKAVFRDRLATLDWMSDETRQKALAKFARFEPMIGYPEKWRDYSAVEVRADDYLGNVQRAAFAQSDRVIGRIGQKVDRAEWSLTPQTVNAYYSPVTNQIVFPAGILQPPFFDFALDDAVNYGAIGGVIGHEITHGFDDQGRRFDADGNMTDWWTPEDANRFRERAQKLVDQYNSYQALPGLAINGQLSLGENIGDFAGTTIAYEALQRSLLGKEKKLIDGFTPEQRFYLSWTQQWRTKFRDDAMRLQVARGPHAPGNFRAFGPLVNQQTFFDAFGIKEGDPMWRKPEDRAKIW
- a CDS encoding DUF3999 family protein, with amino-acid sequence MKRLLRPLRNAALPAALAVATATAALVPTEWRYQQSFTVEEPGVVRLALPDATFDAARPDLADLRVLGPDGRETALLLDRPTAPSAVLYPATAFETRLLDGDTVITLATGLAGHLAAVTLATPHPYFLRAAKVEISSDRQEWTVVEDGVPLFRQWGGEKLDIPLGHRTARWIRLTVRGTTVPFTGASLLQSAGPAVENLPVGARITAREEFADTTLLTVDLAGRHAPLATLEFDTPEPVFMRRVTVAVREVRDGESGERLVGGGMIYRVAVDGAPPRARLDVRLNHTPETHELLVQIHNGDSPPLSVTGLRVRRHPVRVLFPAASAGSHRLLTGNPQAEAPRYDLAAFAGDLRSAGGALVSPGPLEPMPGYQPRAETPLPDVPLTGAPLDPSGWTRRKPVQFASPGVQELELDAAALAGTRSDLADLRLLRAGQQIPYLLERPALARSLALTVAPAPDPQRPTVSIWRLELPHAGLPLRRLTLATETTLFQREFRLYEKVTRDDGRTQEITLASGPWHRTPEPGSRPTRVFELTGRPRNATLWLETDNGDNPALVLAGVKADHPVVRLVFRTDATDGFSLAYGNPRSAAPRYDLSLVARALLTATRSPARLGAEEVAAEGFGRGVLRQLQGGVAFWGALALVVVVLLVTVARLLPKPAEPK